One window of the Saccopteryx bilineata isolate mSacBil1 chromosome 2, mSacBil1_pri_phased_curated, whole genome shotgun sequence genome contains the following:
- the ERBB3 gene encoding receptor tyrosine-protein kinase erbB-3, with protein MRAKGALQVLGFLLSLARGSEVGNSQSVCPGTLNGLSVTGDAENQYQTLYKLYEKCEVVMGNLEIVLTGHNADLSFLQWIREVTGYVLVAMNEFSTLPLPNLRVVRGTQVYDGKFAIFVMLNYNTNSSHALRQLRLTQLTEILSGGVYIEKNDKLCHMDTIDWKDIVRDPRAEIVVKDNGRSCSPCHEVCNGHCWGPGPEDCQTLTKTICAPQCNGHCFGPNPNQCCHDECAGGCLGPQDTDCFACRLFNDSGACVRKCPQPLVYNKLTFQLEPNPHTKYQYGGVCVASCPHNFVVDQTSCVRACPSDKMEVDKNGLKICEPCGGLCPKACEGTGSGSRFQTVDSSNIDGFVNCTKILGNLDFLITGLNGDPWHKIPALDPEKLNVFQTVREITGYLNIQSWPPHMQNFSVFSNLTTIGGRSLYNRGFSLLIMKNLNITSLGFQSLKEISAGRIYISANRQLCYHHSLNWTRLLRGPLEERLDIKHNRPRRDCVAEGKVCDPLCSGGCWGPGPGQCLSCQNYSRGGVCVTHCNFLNGEPREFAHEAECFSCHPECQPMEGTATCNGSGSDACAQCSHFRDGPHCVSSCPYGVLGAKGPIYKFPDAQNECRPCHENCTQGCKGPDLQDCLGQTQPLISKTHLAVALAVVAGLVVIFVILGSTILYWRGRRIQNKRAMRRYLERGESIEPLDPSEKANKVLARIFKETELRKLKVLGSGIFGTVHKGVWIPDGESIKIPVCIKVIEDKSGRQSFQAVTDHMLAIGSLEHAHIVRLLGLCPGSSLQLVTQYLPLGSLLDHVRQHRGALGPQLLLNWGVQIAKGMYYLEEHSMVHRNLAARNVLLKSPSQVQVADFGVADLLPPDDKQLLHSEAKTPIKWMALESIHFGKYTHQSDVWSYGVTVWELMTFGAEPYAGLRLAEVPDLLEKGERLAQPQICTIDVYMVMVKCWMIDENIRPTFKELANEFTRMARDPPRYLVIKRESGPGIPPGAEPPALTNKELEEVELEPELDLDLDLEAEEDNLATTLGSALSLPAGTLNRPRGSQSLLSPSSGYMPMNQSNLGEACQESVVCWSSERCPRPASLHPMPRGRLVSESSEGPVTGSEAELQEKVSMYRSQSRSPQPREDSAYHSQRHSLLTPVTPLSPPGLEEEDVNGYVMPDVHLKGTPSSREGTLSSVGLSSVLGTEEDEDEEYEYMNRRRRHSPPRPPRPSSLEELGYEYMDVGSDLSASLGSTQSCPLHPVPIMPTVSTTPDEDYEYMNRRCGGGGPGGDYAAMGACSAAEQGYEEMKAFQGPRHHAPHVHYTCLKTLRSLEATDSAFDNPDYWHSRLFPKANVQRT; from the exons ATGAGGGCGAAAGGGGCTCTGCAGGTGCTGGGCTTCCTTCTCAGCCTGGCCCGGGGCTCCGAGGTGGGCAACTCGCAGTCAG TGTGTCCCGGGACTCTGAATGGTCTGAGTGTGACTGGCGATGCTGAAAACCAGTACCAGACACTGTACAAGCTCTACGAGAAGTGTGAAGTGGTGATGGGGAACCTCGAGATTGTGCTCACAGGACATAACGCTGACCTCTCCTTCCTGCAG TGGATTCGAGAAGTGACCGGCTATGTCCTCGTGGCTATGAATGAGTTCTCTACACTGCCACTGCCCAATCTACGCGTGGTGCGAGGGACCCAGGTCTATGATGGGAAGTTTGCCATCTTTGTCATGTTGAACTATAACACCAACTCCAGCCATGCTCTGCGCCAGCTCCGCTTGACTCAGCTCACTG AGATTTTGTCAGGGGGAGTTTATATTGAGAAGAACGATAAACTTTGTCACATGGACACAATTGACTGGAAGGACATCGTGAGGGACCCACGAGCTGAGATAGTGGTGAAGGACAATGGCAGAAGCT GTTCCCCCTGTCACGAGGTCTGCAATGGGCACTGCTGGGGTCCTGGACCAGAAGACTGCCAGACAT tGACCAAGACCATCTGTGCCCCTCAGTGTAATGGTCATTGCTTTGGGCCCAACCCGAACCAGTGCTGCCATGATGAGTGTGCAGGTGGCTGTTTGGGCCCTCAGGACACCGACTGCTTT GCCTGCCGACTGTTCAATGACAGTGGAGCCTGTGTACGCAAGTGTCCACAGCCTCTTGTGTACAACAAGCTAACTTTCCAGCTGGAGCCCAACCCTCACACCAAGTATCAGTATGGAGGAGTTTGTGTAGCCAGTTGTCCCC ATAACTTTGTGGTGGATCAGACATCTTGTGTCAGGGCCTGTCCTTCTGACAAGATGGAAGTAGATAAAAATGGACTCAAGATATGTGAACCTTGTGGGGGTCTGTGCCCCAAAG CCTGTGAGGGGACAGGTTCTGGGAGCCGCTTCCAGACTGTAGACTCTAGCAACATTGATGGATTTGTGAACTGCACCAAGATCCTGGGCAACCTGGACTTTCTCATCACTGGTCTCAATGG AGACCCCTGGCACAAGATCCCTGCCCTGGATCCTGAGAAGCTCAATGTCTTCCAAACAGTACGGGAGATCACTG GTTACTTGAACATTCAGTCCTGGCCTCCCCACATGCAAAACTTCAGTGTCTTTTCCAACCTGACAACCATTGGGGGCAGAAGCCTTTACAA CCGGGGCTTCTCACTGTTGATCATGAAGAACTTGAATATAACTTCTCTGGGTTTCCAATCCTTGAAAGAAATTAGTGCTGGGCGTATCTACATAAGCGCCAATCGGCAGCTCTGCTACCACCATTCTCTTAACTGGACCAGGCTGCTCCGAGGACCTTTGGAAGAGAGACTAGACATCAAGCATAATCGGCCCCGCAGAGACTGTG TGGCAGAGGGCAAAGTGTGTGACCCGCTGTGCTCTGGGGGATGCTGGGGTCCAGGCCCTGGTCAGTGTCTATCCTGTCAGAACTACAGCCGGGGAGGTGTCTGTGTGACCCATTGCAACTTTCTAAATGG GGAGCCTCGTGAGTTTGCCCATGAAGCTGAATGCTTCTCCTGCCACCCAGAATGCCAACCCATGGAGGGCACTGCCACATGCAATGGCTCG GGCTCTGATGCTTGTGCCCAGTGTTCACATTTTCGAGATGGGCCCCACTGTGTGAGTAGCTGCCCCTATGGAGTCCTCGGTGCCAAAGGCCCCATCTACAAGTTCCCAGATGCTCAGAATGAATGTCGGCCCTGCCATGAGAACTGCACCCAGGG GTGTAAGGGACCAGATCTACAAGATTGTTTAGGCCAAACACAGCCACTGATCAG CAAAACGCATCTGGCAGTGGCTTTGGCCGTGGTAGCAGGATTGGTAGTGATTTTCGTGATCCTGGGAAGCACTATTCTCTACTGGCGTGGACGGCGGATTCAGAATAAGAGGGCTATGAGGCGCTACTTGGAACGGGGTGAG AGCATAGAACCTCTGGATCCCAGTGAGAAGGCTAACAAAGTCTTGGCCAGAATCTTCAAGGAGACAGAGCTGAGAAAGCTTAAAGTACTTGGCTCAGGCATCTTCGGAACTGTGCACAAA GGAGTGTGGATTCCTGACGGTGAATCAATAAAGATCCCAGTGTGCATTAAAGTCATTGAGGATAAGAGTGGACGGCAAAGTTTTCAAGCTGTGACAGAT CATATGCTGGCCATTGGCAGCTTAGAGCATGCTCACATCGTACGGCTGCTAGGACTGTGCCCAGGGTCATCTCTGCAGCTTGTCACTCAATACTTGCCTCTGGGTTCCCTGCTGGATCATGTGAGACAACACCGGGGGGCACTGGGGCCACAGCTGCTGCTCAATTGGGGAGTACAAATTGCCAAG GGTATGTACTACCTTGAGGAGCATAGTATGGTGCACAGGAACCTAGCTGCCCGAAATGTGCTACTCAAGTCACCCAGTCAGGTTCAGGTGGCAGATTTTGGAGTGGCTGACCTGCTGCCCCCTGATGATAAACAGCTACTACACAGTGAGGCCAAG ACTCCAATTAAGTGGATGGCTCTCGAGAGTATCCACTTTGGGAAATACACGCACCAGAGTGACGTCTGGAGTTACG GTGTGACAGTTTGGGAGTTGATGACCTTTGGGGCAGAGCCCTATGCAGGGCTACGATTGGCTGAAGTACCAGATCTGCTGGAGAAAGGGGAACGGTTGGCACAGCCCCAGATCTGTACCATTGATGTCTACATGGTTATGGTCAAGT GTTGGATGATTGATGAGAACATTCGCCCGACCTTTAAAGAACTAGCCAATGAGTTCACCAGGATGGCCCGAGACCCACCACGGTATCTGGTCATAAAG AGAGAGAGTGGCCCTGGAATTCCCCCTGGGGCAGAGCCCCCTGCTCTGACAAACAAGGAACTGGAGGAAGTAGAGCTGGAGCCAGAACTAGACCTAGATCTGGACTTGGAGGCAGAGGAGGATAACCTGGCAACAACACTGGGCTCTGCCCTCAGCTTGCCAGCTGGAACACTTAATCGGCCACGTGGG AGCCAGAGCCTTTTAAGTCCATCATCTGGATATATGCCTATGAACCAGAGTAATCTTGGGGAAGCTTGCCAG gaGTCTGTAGTTTGTTGGAGTAGTGAACGGTGCCCCCGTCCAGCCTCTCTGCACCCAATGCCACGGGGACGCCTGGTATCAGAGTCATCAGAGGGCCCCGTGACAGGTTCAGAGGCTGAGCTCCAGGAGAAGGTGTCAATGTATAGAAGCCAGAGCCGGAGCCCACAGCCACGTGAAGACAGTGCCTACCATTCCCAGCGCCACAGCCTGCTTACTCCTGTTACCCCACTGTCCCCGCCAGGATTGGAGGAAGAGGATGTCAATGGTTATGTCATGCCAGATGTACACCTCAAAG GGACTCCATCCTCGCGTGAAGGCACTCTTTCTTCTGTGGGTCTCAGTTCTGTCCTGGGTACTGAAGAAGATGAAGATGAGGAGTATGAATACATGAACCGGAGGAGAAGGCACAGTCCACCTCGTCCCCCTAGGCCAAGTTCCCTCGAGGAGCTGGGTTATGAGTACATGGATGTGGGATCAGACCTCAGTGCTTCCCTGGGCAGCACACAGAGTTGCCCACTCCATCCTGTGCCCATTATGCCCACTGTTAGCACAACTCCAGACGAGGACTATGAATATATGAATAGGCGATGTGGTGGAGGAGGTCCTGGGGGGGATTATGCAGCCATGGGGGcctgctcagcagctgagcaAGGTTATGAAGAGATGAAAGCCTTCCAGGGGCCTAGACACCATGCTCCCCATGTCCATTATACCTGCCTCAAAACTCTACGGAGTTTAGAAGCCACTGACTCTGCCTTTGATAACCCAGATTACTGGCATAGCAGACTTTTCCCTAAGGCTAATGTACAGAGAACATAA